The following are from one region of the Alkalimarinus sediminis genome:
- a CDS encoding PEP-CTERM sorting domain-containing protein (PEP-CTERM proteins occur, often in large numbers, in the proteomes of bacteria that also encode an exosortase, a predicted intramembrane cysteine proteinase. The presence of a PEP-CTERM domain at a protein's C-terminus predicts cleavage within the sorting domain, followed by covalent anchoring to some some component of the (usually Gram-negative) cell surface. Many PEP-CTERM proteins exhibit an unusual sequence composition that includes large numbers of potential glycosylation sites. Expression of one such protein has been shown restore the ability of a bacterium to form floc, a type of biofilm.), which produces MFSKVVSKISILFCASIFAAASQAAVIDIDLSGAATGTSIVAPGASFATSFAGQSVSGNVLSGNPTGPLSLAPSGSLTVNYWNPSCVGCNSGNSILPQPGNLAPLSVLLDSAADSFELVMGSSVNGSSVQVDFFDSMGAIVNSITQVYSYGYNKYSFGGFGLFSGISFHSNNDPSGVRYMDMSYNAVASSVPESGSLALLSLGLVGLAIARRRAKS; this is translated from the coding sequence ATGTTTTCAAAAGTTGTATCTAAAATAAGTATTTTGTTTTGTGCGAGTATTTTTGCAGCGGCATCTCAAGCAGCAGTAATTGATATTGACCTTAGCGGTGCAGCTACCGGTACTTCGATTGTTGCTCCAGGTGCTAGCTTTGCAACCTCATTTGCAGGTCAAAGTGTCTCTGGAAATGTGTTGTCAGGTAACCCTACAGGACCTCTATCTCTGGCTCCAAGCGGCTCACTTACTGTAAATTACTGGAACCCGTCTTGTGTTGGTTGTAACTCAGGTAACTCAATTTTACCTCAGCCTGGAAATTTAGCCCCTTTGTCTGTCTTGCTTGATAGTGCTGCTGATAGCTTTGAGTTGGTAATGGGTAGTTCTGTGAATGGTAGCTCTGTGCAAGTCGACTTTTTTGACAGCATGGGTGCAATTGTAAACTCAATTACTCAGGTTTACAGCTACGGCTACAATAAGTACTCATTTGGAGGTTTTGGTTTGTTTAGTGGTATTAGCTTCCACTCAAACAATGATCCGTCAGGTGTTCGTTATATGGACATGTCTTATAACGCAGTTGCTAGCAGTGTCCCTGAGTCTGGAAGTTTGGCTTTGTTGAGCTTGGGTCTTGTTGGACTTGCTATTGCTAGACGCAGAGCTAAAAGCTAA
- a CDS encoding YjfI family protein, whose product MNKKSSAHYQREFRRRLREQGLVKKEVWIRPENAKRLALVEKQLRNPDISTWINVGDVMTNNTNESAGLWTTQTLMKALEAEALIESGRATVELIEGVEPSLYVVMKEFGDLPVFLTVVGEQIIVEAVLWPQSVVTDVTAFNDAILRTHKYFPLSTISLDSMQEDEDYYHMFGALSSTSLISNVVFEIEVLATNVIQATEAYSEFLRVESN is encoded by the coding sequence ATGAACAAAAAATCATCAGCACATTATCAAAGGGAATTTAGGCGACGCTTGCGAGAACAGGGGTTGGTTAAGAAGGAAGTTTGGATTAGGCCTGAAAATGCCAAACGATTAGCGTTGGTAGAAAAACAGTTGCGTAATCCAGATATATCAACATGGATTAATGTAGGAGACGTTATGACTAATAACACCAATGAGTCTGCAGGTTTATGGACAACACAGACACTTATGAAAGCATTGGAAGCAGAAGCGCTAATTGAAAGTGGTCGTGCGACTGTTGAGCTTATCGAAGGGGTAGAGCCTTCTTTATATGTTGTGATGAAAGAGTTTGGTGATTTGCCGGTATTTTTAACTGTGGTGGGCGAACAGATAATCGTAGAAGCAGTGTTGTGGCCTCAGTCTGTTGTGACAGATGTAACGGCTTTCAATGATGCAATATTGCGAACACATAAATACTTTCCACTTTCGACTATTAGTCTCGATAGCATGCAAGAAGATGAAGATTACTACCACATGTTTGGCGCTTTGAGCTCAACATCTTTGATTTCAAACGTAGTGTTTGAAATAGAAGTCTTAGCCACAAATGTGATTCAGGCAACAGAAGCCTATAGTGAGTTTTTAAGAGTTGAGTCAAATTAA
- a CDS encoding flotillin family protein, translating to MADLSVLMPIAVGIGIFFAILMGLAALFKAFYIKVAQGTALIVNDMTSKPKVHFTGALVYPIIYKKELMKISLITLEVDRRGKDGLICLDNMRADITVAFYLRVNETADDVLRVAKSIGADRASDKEAVYDLFAAKFSEALKTVGKQIEFVQLFENRLQFREKIIEVIGDDLNGYVLEDVAIDYLEQTPKSALDANNILDSEGIKKITELTANQNVITNDLEQNEALAIKKKNVETREAMLELERQQADAEAKQEREVATIRAREEAETLKVQEEERKKSEATRIQVEQDLAVQTENQQREIEVAEQNRQRAVAIEQEKVIRARDLEIVSREREVELQKIEAEKAVEVEKKEIANVIRERVVVDKTVAIEEERIKEVREVSEADRSKQVQVLAAEAQADEEKVKQVKAAEAEDLSAKHKASEITIMAQANLEASAKEADAKKKLAEGIQAEEAAIGLAEAKVQEAKADALEKEGFAEAAVVAAKGEAEGKALRETGLADAEVIAAKGSSEAKAQKEVGMAGAEVTREQFKAEADGLVEKFDAMGSMSDKARDHEEFRMSLETAFKEAIASIEAGKDIAKDNAEVLSTALQKAKIDIVGGEEHFFDTFAKSLSLGKAIDGLSTKSSTVNALLAKVMDGQGKGTSAKEES from the coding sequence ATGGCTGATTTGTCTGTCTTAATGCCTATCGCTGTCGGTATCGGTATATTTTTCGCAATCCTTATGGGGCTTGCTGCGTTATTTAAAGCCTTTTATATCAAAGTCGCGCAGGGAACAGCGCTAATCGTCAACGACATGACCTCAAAGCCCAAAGTTCATTTTACGGGTGCGTTGGTTTATCCCATTATTTACAAAAAAGAGTTGATGAAAATCTCGCTGATCACGCTTGAAGTGGATCGTCGAGGTAAGGATGGTTTGATCTGCCTAGATAATATGCGAGCAGATATAACCGTTGCATTCTATTTACGTGTTAACGAAACCGCAGATGATGTGTTACGTGTTGCCAAGTCTATTGGTGCAGATCGTGCGTCTGATAAAGAAGCGGTGTATGACCTATTTGCAGCTAAATTCTCGGAAGCCTTAAAGACGGTGGGTAAGCAGATTGAGTTTGTGCAGCTGTTTGAGAATCGCTTGCAGTTCCGTGAAAAAATCATTGAAGTCATTGGTGATGACCTTAACGGATATGTACTGGAAGACGTTGCCATTGATTACCTGGAGCAAACGCCTAAGTCGGCACTGGATGCTAATAACATTTTGGACTCAGAAGGTATCAAGAAGATTACTGAGCTAACCGCTAACCAGAATGTAATTACTAATGATCTCGAGCAAAACGAAGCGCTAGCGATTAAGAAAAAGAATGTAGAAACCCGCGAAGCCATGCTAGAGCTAGAGCGCCAACAGGCTGATGCAGAAGCCAAGCAAGAGCGTGAAGTAGCGACTATTCGCGCTCGTGAAGAAGCTGAAACCTTGAAGGTTCAGGAAGAAGAGCGCAAAAAATCTGAAGCGACACGTATTCAGGTAGAGCAAGACCTTGCTGTACAGACTGAAAACCAGCAGCGTGAAATTGAAGTCGCTGAACAAAATCGTCAGCGCGCGGTTGCCATTGAACAAGAGAAAGTGATCCGCGCAAGAGATCTTGAAATTGTCTCTCGCGAGCGTGAAGTTGAGCTGCAAAAAATTGAAGCTGAAAAAGCGGTTGAAGTTGAGAAGAAAGAGATCGCCAATGTGATTCGTGAGCGTGTAGTGGTGGATAAAACCGTTGCTATCGAAGAAGAGCGTATTAAAGAAGTTCGCGAAGTATCTGAGGCCGATCGCTCTAAGCAGGTTCAGGTATTAGCAGCTGAAGCTCAGGCTGATGAAGAGAAAGTGAAGCAGGTTAAAGCGGCAGAAGCTGAAGACCTGTCAGCTAAACATAAAGCGTCAGAAATCACCATTATGGCTCAGGCTAATCTTGAGGCATCAGCGAAAGAAGCGGATGCTAAGAAGAAGTTGGCAGAAGGTATTCAAGCTGAAGAAGCCGCCATTGGTCTAGCTGAAGCGAAGGTACAAGAAGCGAAAGCGGATGCACTTGAAAAAGAAGGCTTTGCAGAGGCCGCAGTGGTAGCAGCGAAAGGAGAAGCGGAAGGCAAAGCATTGCGTGAGACTGGTTTGGCTGACGCAGAAGTAATTGCCGCCAAAGGTAGCTCAGAAGCGAAAGCTCAGAAAGAAGTTGGTATGGCAGGTGCTGAAGTCACTCGAGAGCAGTTTAAAGCAGAGGCTGACGGGTTAGTTGAGAAGTTTGACGCAATGGGCTCGATGAGCGATAAAGCGCGTGATCATGAAGAGTTCCGAATGAGTCTTGAAACCGCCTTTAAAGAAGCGATTGCCTCTATTGAGGCAGGTAAAGATATCGCTAAAGATAATGCGGAAGTACTGTCTACAGCGCTACAGAAAGCGAAAATCGATATTGTGGGTGGTGAAGAGCACTTCTTTGATACTTTTGCGAAGTCATTGTCACTTGGTAAAGCGATTGATGGACTATCGACCAAGAGCAGCACGGTTAACGCGTTGCTAGCAAAAGTGATGGATGGACAAGGTAAAGGTACATCGGCTAAAGAAGAGAGTTAA
- a CDS encoding methyltransferase has translation MQNVFRQLNQILIDYADIWRVSPFSTPKPHWLAQYPKLQDWLLTLSGEDVDRLQGDDNLLCQQIAPYFPVAQEIYSLIQLPLSENKTSVERSYAWQRDVPGRKVEQIEAFAAATGEVTNPLIEWCSGKLHLGRYLAEQYKVPVIGLEINANLVEQANHLALRMNSDARVERCDVLSAEARHKLNDQQHAIALHACGGLHVSLLSACIDKRVKRITLSPCCYHRFNKSATYQPLSTTAKASKLQLDEEDLRSAVRQSNTAAERERIKRKQLQRWRLGFDLLQRDVRGVDEYLPVPSLSVKMLDLDFRHFCLHVAKVKQIILPGGVNFEHYEAKGDQRFFEYSRYELVRMTFRRALECWLVLDRVMYLEERGYSCKLVQFCPASLTPRNFLIDACRVNRFG, from the coding sequence ATGCAAAACGTCTTTCGCCAGCTCAACCAAATACTCATAGATTATGCCGATATTTGGCGAGTCTCTCCTTTTTCTACACCAAAACCCCATTGGCTAGCACAATACCCCAAACTGCAAGATTGGTTGTTGACCTTATCAGGCGAAGATGTAGATCGTCTGCAAGGCGATGATAATCTTTTATGTCAGCAGATCGCGCCTTACTTCCCTGTTGCTCAAGAGATCTATTCACTTATTCAGCTACCTTTATCTGAAAATAAAACATCAGTTGAAAGGTCGTATGCGTGGCAGCGAGATGTACCAGGAAGAAAGGTAGAGCAAATCGAGGCGTTTGCGGCGGCGACTGGTGAAGTGACAAACCCGTTGATTGAATGGTGCTCTGGTAAGTTGCATCTAGGGCGCTATTTGGCTGAGCAATATAAAGTACCGGTTATTGGGTTGGAAATTAATGCCAATTTAGTTGAACAAGCTAATCATTTAGCGCTTCGCATGAACAGTGATGCACGAGTAGAGCGGTGTGATGTTTTGAGTGCCGAGGCAAGGCACAAACTGAATGACCAGCAACATGCTATCGCCCTCCATGCTTGTGGTGGTTTGCATGTGAGCCTGCTGAGTGCCTGCATCGACAAGCGAGTGAAGCGCATAACGCTTTCACCTTGCTGCTATCATCGCTTTAACAAAAGTGCCACCTATCAGCCACTATCTACGACCGCTAAGGCTAGCAAGCTGCAACTCGATGAAGAGGATCTTCGAAGTGCGGTTAGGCAGAGTAATACTGCCGCAGAGCGAGAGCGCATCAAACGAAAGCAACTGCAGCGGTGGCGGCTAGGGTTTGACCTGCTACAGCGCGATGTTAGAGGTGTAGATGAATACCTTCCGGTTCCTTCACTGTCGGTGAAGATGTTAGATTTGGATTTTCGTCACTTTTGTCTGCATGTGGCAAAGGTAAAGCAGATAATACTGCCAGGCGGAGTGAATTTTGAGCATTATGAAGCCAAGGGTGATCAACGTTTTTTTGAGTACTCTCGTTATGAGTTAGTACGTATGACCTTTAGACGCGCTCTTGAATGTTGGCTGGTGTTGGACCGAGTGATGTATTTAGAAGAGAGAGGATACAGTTGTAAACTGGTTCAGTTTTGCCCTGCCTCGTTAACGCCTCGTAACTTTTTGATTGATGCCTGTAGGGTCAACCGGTTTGGCTAG
- a CDS encoding DNA repair ATPase, protein MVQQNQSTGDSNVENAVAAGGAYEVIRKRLSEQGKTLNQLTRTLNESRLEEFGSSDMSVVSRVRVRTENNSVARDMVQVGDYLLFGYNVFLGLKKETKIEDVFSLFHLKSEGENYDLEPADSGSSFLSQASFVSDFEELYRYYKHTRLVELSVKNGKLLAGFQIGERLEDLRVFRWSVSADGKDVQYIDSRGERDIQLPPAYDFEWISTTREDSVHGRHPHINILDKVFVETVGGDLTIKIENNTEDGLGIYREPVEDETQSLDDADYFYAELGGLILLKIKPYREENWRYLIFNTMTEEVLRIDAIGQSCVQLPEDHGVIFPGGYYLQTGEYKTFEQESVNSESGGLKFKRMIRSPNGEDVLYVFYEPEEGLVGLFAYNLISKELQNPIYCHGYALSEAGKLVVFSAESEPTRIHPMQIWQTPFVSQEFASKAEVSQSFFGRIGNAALVRGVSDLYSVCRLIDNQSVSSKVYEELSKSAAKIFDAHYWVADYHPSDQISEQPSVESILKEITQTSELVIDEFEKVESIRRQSQQSMAEAEAAQDDILLSIRPENWEIAEEYVQALDRLRHQRGHLATIKELRYIDLECIDTLDQQLVESQSQLSEQTVTFLSNEEALTPYLDKIDELNKEVDQAETIASLTPLIETIESTASGLDLLSELMASLKVDDATVRTRIIDSISEVYSKLNQSKATARHKQKSLGSEEAIAQFGAQFKLFSQSITNALGMANTPERCDEQLSRLLVQLEELESQFSEYDQFLSDIMAKREEVYESFESHKQQLLDERQRKAQSVTDAAERILASIERRSLKFTEADELNTYFASDALVLKTREMVERLRELDSVVKADDVESRFKSIKEQALRSLRDKTDIYEEGGKVIKLGPRHKFSVNTQELDLTIVPRNGELNVHLTGTDFFEELTRTELLDLRPYWDMTLESETPSVYRAEYLAILVLNAAEKEEHELSNELLREALLDTDALLKLVRTFAVPRYKEGYQKGIHDHDAVLLLQQLIPAMDSADLLRFDPLCRGLAQVFWANTIHAGRDDAPLLLSIKAKAVTWHERAQSAAHMLAIFNNQRATQLLVEEAAQAIRLFIELHPISVTERDIERAAEYLIAELSRDQVDFISSKYAQSLVDELKRTLDDVSWRKYQSSLEKLKGQVAERWHLSASWLTALAEGKSLDHLVRYIPEAIALVNADGRIERRPTEVDVELTVNGLLGDHPRIENQQLSFALDEFFQRLDDHQQRVVKGYHDYLTLRQSIIDEEREALRLDTFKPKPLSSFVRNRLINESYLPLIGDNLAKQMGTVGENKRTDLMGLLMMISPPGYGKTTLMEYVASRLGLIFMKINCPSLGHDVLSLDPEQAPNATARQELEKLNLGLEMGNNVMLYLDDIQHTHPEFLQKFISLCDGTRRIEGIWKGKTKTYDMRGKKFCVVMAGNPYTESGEAFKVPDMLANRADIYNLGDILGGMDEQFALSYIENSLTSNPVLAPLATREMSDIYKLVKLAQGENIATTDLSHQYSGAEVNEISGVLQKLFTIQEIILKVNQQYIASAAQDDSYRTEPSFKLQGSYRNMNKMAEKVSSVMNEDELMQMISDHYLGESQLLTSGAEENLLKLAELRGNMTDEEQQRWQQIKKDFTRNKAMGGDDTDVGGKVVAQLVDLVDSIKQLGDVADNVTSRDIDSDNRQGDRTTQQLDVINSSLNRIGDVLSAGYDVVQEQKSVESKTLPVPKVEVVNQPVPGLDKVLRVLANTMENSIFPLVRTMDKKIDIDLRTHEKMAEISTQLRQLESELSGGRNGPVSKGPGGKGSKE, encoded by the coding sequence ATGGTGCAGCAGAACCAGTCTACTGGCGACAGCAATGTCGAAAATGCAGTTGCAGCCGGTGGTGCTTATGAAGTTATTCGTAAGCGTCTTTCCGAGCAAGGTAAAACGCTCAATCAACTCACCCGTACCTTAAATGAATCCAGACTCGAAGAGTTTGGTAGCTCAGATATGAGTGTGGTCTCTCGGGTGCGTGTACGTACTGAAAACAACAGTGTCGCTCGTGATATGGTACAGGTCGGCGATTATTTGTTGTTTGGTTATAACGTTTTTTTGGGACTTAAAAAAGAGACCAAAATTGAAGACGTATTCTCTCTTTTTCATCTTAAAAGTGAAGGCGAGAACTATGATCTAGAGCCCGCAGATTCAGGGTCTAGCTTTTTGTCTCAAGCATCGTTCGTAAGTGACTTTGAAGAACTTTATCGTTATTACAAACATACTCGCTTAGTCGAGCTGAGTGTTAAGAACGGAAAATTGTTGGCGGGTTTCCAAATTGGAGAGCGGCTGGAAGACCTTCGTGTCTTCCGTTGGTCTGTCTCTGCCGATGGTAAAGATGTTCAATACATCGATAGCCGTGGTGAGCGGGATATTCAATTGCCGCCTGCTTATGATTTTGAGTGGATCAGCACCACTCGTGAAGATTCAGTCCATGGTCGTCATCCTCATATTAACATCCTCGATAAAGTGTTTGTTGAAACTGTAGGTGGTGATTTAACCATCAAGATCGAAAATAACACTGAAGACGGCTTAGGTATCTACCGAGAGCCAGTAGAAGACGAAACCCAATCGCTCGATGATGCTGACTATTTTTATGCAGAACTCGGCGGATTAATCCTGCTCAAAATAAAGCCCTATCGAGAAGAAAACTGGCGATACCTGATTTTTAACACGATGACCGAAGAAGTGCTTCGCATTGATGCCATTGGTCAGTCTTGTGTTCAGTTGCCTGAAGATCATGGGGTGATATTCCCGGGTGGTTATTATTTGCAGACCGGTGAATATAAAACCTTTGAGCAAGAGAGTGTTAACAGCGAAAGTGGTGGTCTAAAGTTTAAACGCATGATTCGTTCGCCCAATGGCGAAGATGTGCTGTATGTTTTTTATGAACCTGAAGAGGGTTTAGTCGGGCTATTTGCCTACAACCTCATTAGTAAAGAGCTGCAAAATCCAATTTATTGTCATGGTTATGCGTTGTCTGAAGCGGGTAAGTTAGTCGTGTTTTCGGCAGAAAGCGAACCCACTCGCATTCATCCTATGCAGATCTGGCAGACGCCGTTTGTCAGCCAGGAATTTGCCAGCAAAGCAGAGGTGAGCCAGTCGTTTTTTGGTCGCATTGGTAATGCAGCATTGGTAAGAGGGGTTTCGGACCTCTATAGCGTGTGCCGTTTAATCGATAATCAGTCGGTTTCTTCGAAAGTATATGAAGAGCTTAGCAAATCGGCCGCCAAGATATTCGACGCTCACTATTGGGTAGCAGACTACCATCCATCAGATCAGATATCAGAACAACCTTCTGTTGAATCGATACTGAAAGAGATCACTCAGACATCTGAGTTGGTGATTGATGAGTTTGAAAAAGTAGAGAGTATTCGCCGACAGTCACAGCAATCGATGGCTGAAGCTGAAGCGGCTCAAGATGATATTCTGCTCTCTATTCGCCCTGAAAATTGGGAGATTGCTGAAGAGTATGTTCAAGCACTTGATCGACTGCGTCATCAGCGCGGACACTTAGCGACTATTAAAGAACTTCGTTATATTGATCTTGAGTGCATCGATACTCTAGATCAGCAATTAGTAGAATCGCAATCTCAACTGAGTGAGCAGACCGTTACTTTCTTGTCTAATGAGGAGGCATTAACCCCCTATTTGGATAAGATCGATGAGCTGAATAAAGAGGTTGATCAAGCTGAGACCATTGCGTCACTAACACCGCTAATCGAGACCATTGAATCAACCGCTTCGGGTTTAGACCTGCTATCTGAATTGATGGCTAGTCTTAAAGTAGATGATGCAACGGTGCGTACTCGCATTATTGACTCCATCTCCGAAGTCTATTCAAAACTTAATCAGAGTAAGGCAACCGCTCGCCACAAACAGAAGAGTTTGGGTTCCGAAGAGGCGATTGCTCAGTTTGGGGCGCAATTTAAACTGTTTTCTCAGAGCATCACCAATGCGTTAGGAATGGCTAATACCCCTGAACGATGTGATGAGCAGTTGTCACGATTATTGGTGCAGCTCGAAGAACTTGAAAGTCAGTTCAGTGAATATGATCAATTCCTCTCGGACATTATGGCTAAGCGAGAGGAGGTTTATGAGTCGTTCGAGTCTCATAAACAGCAACTGCTTGATGAACGGCAGCGTAAAGCGCAATCGGTTACTGATGCGGCAGAGCGGATACTGGCGAGTATTGAACGTCGGTCGCTTAAGTTTACCGAAGCTGATGAGCTAAACACCTACTTTGCCTCTGATGCCTTGGTTCTTAAAACCAGAGAGATGGTCGAACGTCTGCGTGAACTTGATAGCGTAGTTAAAGCAGATGACGTGGAGTCACGTTTTAAGTCGATTAAAGAGCAGGCACTGCGTTCACTCAGAGATAAAACTGATATCTATGAAGAGGGTGGTAAGGTTATAAAGCTAGGGCCACGCCATAAATTTAGCGTGAATACCCAAGAGCTTGATCTCACCATTGTGCCACGCAATGGCGAACTGAATGTTCACCTGACTGGCACCGACTTTTTTGAAGAGCTGACAAGAACAGAATTACTCGACTTGCGCCCTTATTGGGATATGACCTTAGAGTCAGAAACGCCATCGGTATATAGGGCTGAATACTTAGCCATATTGGTACTCAATGCGGCTGAAAAAGAAGAGCATGAGTTGAGTAATGAGCTATTACGGGAGGCACTGTTAGATACAGACGCGCTACTTAAATTGGTTAGAACATTTGCCGTACCGCGCTATAAAGAAGGCTATCAAAAGGGTATTCATGACCATGATGCTGTGTTGTTGTTACAGCAGTTAATTCCTGCGATGGATAGTGCCGATTTATTAAGGTTTGACCCTCTATGTCGTGGTTTGGCGCAAGTATTTTGGGCTAATACCATTCATGCTGGGCGAGATGATGCACCGCTCTTGTTATCGATAAAGGCAAAAGCAGTAACTTGGCATGAGCGTGCTCAATCTGCTGCTCACATGTTGGCTATCTTTAATAATCAACGAGCGACTCAACTGTTAGTCGAAGAAGCCGCACAAGCGATTCGTCTCTTTATAGAGTTACACCCCATTAGTGTGACTGAGCGTGATATTGAGCGTGCAGCAGAGTACCTGATTGCAGAATTAAGCCGTGACCAAGTCGACTTTATATCCAGTAAATATGCGCAATCTCTGGTAGATGAACTCAAGCGCACACTGGATGATGTCTCGTGGCGTAAGTATCAGTCTTCACTGGAAAAGCTTAAAGGACAGGTTGCTGAACGTTGGCATTTGAGTGCTTCATGGTTGACAGCGCTAGCAGAGGGTAAGAGTCTGGATCACTTGGTTCGTTATATTCCGGAAGCTATTGCCCTGGTTAATGCAGATGGTCGAATAGAGCGCAGACCTACAGAGGTCGACGTAGAACTCACGGTCAACGGATTATTAGGTGACCACCCACGTATTGAAAATCAGCAATTATCATTTGCGTTAGATGAGTTCTTTCAGCGACTCGATGACCATCAGCAACGTGTTGTTAAAGGCTACCATGACTACTTGACGCTGCGTCAGTCGATAATTGATGAAGAGCGTGAAGCGTTAAGGTTAGACACTTTCAAACCTAAACCTCTCAGCTCGTTTGTGCGTAACCGGTTGATTAACGAATCATACTTGCCACTAATTGGTGACAATTTGGCGAAGCAGATGGGGACGGTGGGAGAGAATAAACGTACCGACCTGATGGGCTTACTGATGATGATCTCGCCTCCTGGCTATGGTAAAACAACCTTGATGGAGTATGTCGCTAGCCGGCTAGGCTTGATCTTTATGAAGATCAACTGTCCCTCCCTAGGGCATGATGTATTGTCTTTAGACCCTGAGCAAGCACCCAATGCCACGGCAAGACAAGAGTTGGAGAAGCTCAATCTAGGCTTAGAGATGGGTAACAATGTCATGCTCTATCTCGATGATATTCAGCATACGCACCCTGAGTTCTTGCAGAAATTTATCTCGCTTTGTGATGGTACTCGTCGCATCGAAGGTATCTGGAAAGGTAAAACCAAAACCTATGACATGCGTGGTAAGAAGTTCTGTGTAGTGATGGCGGGTAACCCTTATACTGAATCTGGTGAAGCCTTTAAGGTGCCTGATATGTTGGCCAACCGAGCCGATATCTACAACCTTGGCGATATTCTGGGTGGTATGGATGAGCAGTTTGCGCTGAGTTACATTGAAAACAGCTTAACCTCTAACCCGGTATTAGCGCCTTTGGCGACACGAGAGATGAGTGATATCTACAAGTTGGTGAAGCTGGCGCAAGGTGAAAATATAGCAACCACCGATTTGAGTCATCAATATAGTGGTGCTGAAGTTAACGAAATTTCTGGTGTATTGCAGAAACTGTTTACGATTCAAGAAATTATCTTAAAAGTTAACCAACAATATATTGCCTCAGCCGCACAAGACGATAGCTATCGAACCGAACCGTCGTTCAAGCTCCAAGGAAGTTACCGGAACATGAACAAGATGGCCGAAAAAGTATCATCGGTGATGAACGAAGACGAACTGATGCAGATGATCTCTGATCACTACTTGGGTGAGTCTCAACTACTTACCAGTGGTGCCGAAGAGAACTTGCTAAAGCTGGCCGAACTTCGCGGTAATATGACCGACGAAGAGCAGCAGCGCTGGCAGCAGATTAAGAAAGACTTTACCCGCAATAAGGCCATGGGTGGAGATGATACCGATGTCGGTGGCAAAGTAGTGGCTCAATTAGTTGACCTTGTCGATAGTATAAAACAGTTAGGTGATGTTGCAGATAATGTTACTAGCCGCGACATTGACTCAGATAATCGTCAGGGTGATAGAACCACGCAGCAGCTTGATGTTATCAATAGCTCGTTGAATCGCATTGGCGATGTTCTCTCGGCTGGTTATGACGTTGTGCAAGAGCAAAAGTCAGTAGAAAGTAAAACGTTGCCAGTGCCAAAAGTAGAAGTTGTTAATCAACCGGTTCCTGGTCTTGATAAAGTGCTGCGTGTACTGGCTAACACCATGGAAAATAGCATCTTTCCGTTAGTTAGAACCATGGATAAGAAGATTGATATTGATCTTCGAACCCATGAAAAAATGGCCGAAATATCGACGCAACTCAGGCAGCTTGAATCTGAACTATCAGGAGGTCGTAATGGCCCCGTTAGTAAAGGTCCTGGCGGTAAAGGCTCTAAAGAGTGA
- a CDS encoding PspA/IM30 family protein: MNIWAKMMTALRGGVNEAGEAVVDSQALRILDQEVRDASEELKKSKESLVAIIARQKVAEENMAKLKRDIEEYEGYALKALEKGDDALAHEVAQKIADFENQLVTEQETAKAFADNAAKLKSATKVAEANIKRLKQQVDTVKATDSVQQAQKAVAERHSGSNSRMRTAMDSLERIKEKQSLNAAKMDAASELSVENHDSSLQEKLQQAGITSGEKQADDVLARLKKSKS; encoded by the coding sequence ATGAATATTTGGGCAAAAATGATGACCGCTCTGCGAGGCGGTGTAAATGAAGCCGGTGAAGCAGTTGTTGACAGCCAAGCATTGCGTATTCTTGATCAGGAAGTTCGTGATGCATCTGAAGAGCTAAAAAAATCAAAAGAGAGTTTGGTTGCTATTATTGCACGTCAGAAAGTTGCTGAAGAAAATATGGCAAAGCTGAAGCGTGATATCGAAGAGTATGAAGGGTATGCCCTTAAAGCTCTCGAAAAAGGTGATGACGCCTTAGCTCATGAAGTCGCACAAAAAATTGCTGACTTTGAAAATCAGCTAGTGACTGAACAAGAGACTGCTAAAGCTTTTGCTGATAATGCAGCAAAACTTAAATCTGCTACCAAAGTGGCGGAAGCCAATATTAAGCGCCTTAAGCAGCAGGTTGATACGGTGAAAGCTACCGATAGCGTGCAACAAGCACAAAAAGCCGTGGCAGAACGCCATTCCGGCTCAAACTCTAGAATGAGAACCGCGATGGACTCGTTAGAACGCATCAAAGAAAAACAGTCTTTAAATGCTGCAAAGATGGATGCTGCCAGTGAGCTGAGTGTTGAAAATCACGATAGTTCACTACAAGAGAAACTCCAGCAAGCAGGCATTACATCTGGTGAAAAGCAGGCTGATGATGTATTGGCTCGACTAAAAAAGAGTAAATCATAA